A window of Clostridiales bacterium genomic DNA:
AGATAGCTGGCCGCTCACCGTGAGATTCGTCTCCTTACCGAAAAAATCCTTGGTATAGTCAACGTCGCCTTTATCATCCTTGGGAACATTTTTAAGATCAAGAGTCGTTAATGTGAACATCTCGCCGGCGCCTTCGCAATCGCTGCCTGTAATTATAGGCGTATGCACATATACAAACCCTCTGTCGTTAAAGAATTTATGGATGGCATATGCCGCAATGGATCTCACCCGAAATACGGCTGAAAAAGTATTGCTCCTCGGCCTTAAGTGTGCTATGGTCCTTAAGAACTCCAGAGAATGCCTCTTTTTCTGCAGAGGATATGAAGGATCGGACATTCCTTCGATTTTGATGCTTTCCGCTTTTATTTCAAAGGGCTGTTTTGCATTCGGGGTTTCATCCAATCTGCCCTCTACAATTATAGATGAGCTTACAGGAAGTTTTGCTATCTCCTTAAAATTCGGGAGTATATCGCTGAATACAATCTGGATATTTTTAAAAAAGCTTCCGTCGTTCAGCTCTATAAAACCGAACGTTTTCGAATCGCGTACGGTCCTTACCCATCCTGACACCCTTACAGTTTTTCCAGAATACTTTTGTGTTTCTCTGTATATGTTTTTTACTAATGTACTTTCCATGACATACCTCCAGTTTATATCCTTTTGCATATAAAATAATCAAATTATTTAAATTCAATATATTTATTATATACTATTTTATAAAAAATGAGGTATACTTAAATCCCATTTTATTTTTATCTTTTACTTATAATGCTTTCTCGAAAAGTTCATAAAATAGGTACCACGTATTAATGGCACCATTTAGAAGATAAATCGGTTCTGCATTTTTAGATGCCATTAAGATGATTTTAAATAATATATGTATAATAAGTGATATAATTGGTTAAAAGCGCAACAGTATTATTGCGATTCAGCTATAAAGATAAGCAAAATAAATATTAGCAGTATTTAGTAGGGAGGTGAGGAAAATTTGAGTTACAATGTTTATGCGGGTATATTACGTATGATGGATTCATTTCAATCATCAAATAAGATTATAAACTTTCGTTACGAATATCATAATTCGTTTATTGAATTGAAAACAAAATATAATCTTTCCGGGATTGCAGGTAACGGCAGCACTATAATTAAAGCTACAAATCTGTTGAAATGGTTATCTGACAATGTTTATCACGATGGTTCTTCCACTGTTCAAGTTGAAGATAATGCTCTTGCCCTATTAGAGTATTCGTTTGGAAAGGGAAAAGACTTTGGAATTAACTGCCGCAGTCTTTCTATAACATTGGCAGAATGCTGTTTGGCATTGGGATTAAAAGCAAGGGCCGTCTATATCATGCCCTTTTCTCCATATGACCATGATAACCATGTAATCTGTGAGGTTTGGATTCCTGAATTAAAAAAATGGATAATGCTCGACCCCACATACAACACTTATGTTATGGATAAAAGCAGCTATATACTAAATACCTATGAGCTCAGGACTGCTCTGGCAAATAGAGAAAAAGTCACTTTTTCAAAGGGATTGAATTATAACGGAAATTATAATCAAGATAAAAATGAAATAACAGAATATTATGCTAAAGACTTATTCTTTTTTTCTTGTATGGAAACACATACATTTAATTCTGGGCAACTCAAATCCAATAGGCAATTGTTTTTCGTCCCTGTCGGATATGATGTGAAGAAATCTTACCTAATCAATATCGATTACAGAATGAAAAATTTTGGCGACAGCGACTGGTTGAAAAAGCGCAGAGAATCAACTGAACATAAGGAATTTATATGTTGCCCCATAGAAGAACTCCTAAAAAGCCCTATCTAATTGCTCATAAAATAAGCTGGATGATTCACAGCCCTTTTATAAACTAAATGGAGCCAATATCATATGGCTCCATTAAAAATATTTCAATCGATATGGAATCTGATTTCCCTTTTTTTATCCTTGTTAATAGAAAAGCTTTTATTTATATGTTGAAATTTCATAAAGCATAGCATCAATATTCTCTATCGGCGTATCAGACAATATGCCGTTTCCTGCCGATAAAAGAAGTCCGCCTTCTTTTTTATAAAATGTATCGATAAGCTTTCTTACTCCATCTCTTACATCCTGTACGCTGCCATCAGGCAACAGATGCTGTACGTCTATTCCTGCCAGAAAGCTTATCCTGTTTCCAAATTTCTTTGCGGTGTATTCTTCATCCATGCATCCCTTTTGTACTGGGTGAAATACATCCAGACCAGCATCTATAAGGTATTCCATAAGCTTGGTATTGTCACCGCAGGAATGCAAAAATACATGCATGCCCCTCTCATGAACATAGCCTATGAACTCTTTATACAAAGGCAAATATAATTCCTTAAATATTGCAGGAGACATCATGGGTCCTTTCTGATGCCCCAGATCATCAGATGTGAATATACCGTCAAATCCCAATTTAGCATATCTGTCCACAATAACTTTATAATAATCCAAAAGCCTTTTGCCAAGTATTTTTAATTTATCCATATGATCATAATAATCCATCATAAGATTTTCCATACCTCTTATACCCCAGAACCGCTCATGAAAAAGCCTCCACCAGCAGCCAAGCTTATATCTGCCCTTTGCATCAGGTAAACTTTTTATTACATAGTCAAATGTTTCAGGCTCTGTGGGATCCGGGAATTCATCCAAATACCTGTCAAAATCCGACCAGTCCGGAAGTAATTCATACATGTTACCTATGCTGTGCTTTGCAACTTTGCTGTAATCTATACTATAACCCCACCTGTAATTTGGATTTGATATCGGACTTTTTGTTTCACCGGGGTCTATGTACCATGCTGTAAAAATATCATCAGGATATTTCTCGGCAATTTCATCCAATCTATGGCCATACTTTTCATACAAGCCTTCTCCCCACCATTTGTGCATGACAAGGGGTATCTTGCTTCCGCCTTTTCTCTCTATTGCTTTTATAACTTCAATCCGGCTTAAGGGCTCTCTGATCATCCTATCATTCCCTTTCAAAATATTATAACATCCTTTATAATTATATTTGTAAAATCAATATTATGCTTTCAAAATATTATTAATTGTTTCAAAATATTATTATGATTTACAGCAAAGGTGAGCTTATGCAT
This region includes:
- a CDS encoding transglutaminase family protein; translation: MSYNVYAGILRMMDSFQSSNKIINFRYEYHNSFIELKTKYNLSGIAGNGSTIIKATNLLKWLSDNVYHDGSSTVQVEDNALALLEYSFGKGKDFGINCRSLSITLAECCLALGLKARAVYIMPFSPYDHDNHVICEVWIPELKKWIMLDPTYNTYVMDKSSYILNTYELRTALANREKVTFSKGLNYNGNYNQDKNEITEYYAKDLFFFSCMETHTFNSGQLKSNRQLFFVPVGYDVKKSYLINIDYRMKNFGDSDWLKKRRESTEHKEFICCPIEELLKSPI
- a CDS encoding uroporphyrinogen decarboxylase family protein, coding for MKGNDRMIREPLSRIEVIKAIERKGGSKIPLVMHKWWGEGLYEKYGHRLDEIAEKYPDDIFTAWYIDPGETKSPISNPNYRWGYSIDYSKVAKHSIGNMYELLPDWSDFDRYLDEFPDPTEPETFDYVIKSLPDAKGRYKLGCWWRLFHERFWGIRGMENLMMDYYDHMDKLKILGKRLLDYYKVIVDRYAKLGFDGIFTSDDLGHQKGPMMSPAIFKELYLPLYKEFIGYVHERGMHVFLHSCGDNTKLMEYLIDAGLDVFHPVQKGCMDEEYTAKKFGNRISFLAGIDVQHLLPDGSVQDVRDGVRKLIDTFYKKEGGLLLSAGNGILSDTPIENIDAMLYEISTYK